In Modestobacter versicolor, a single genomic region encodes these proteins:
- the pcaH gene encoding protocatechuate 3,4-dioxygenase subunit beta produces the protein MTGTTSRAPRPAADSALVLPRYLRDPEEQRTPLAYPGYKSTGLRAPLRTPVDLPHRLTEVTGPVLGEDRVLPTDADLTLRMGGEAQGQRIIVFGRVLDSDGRPVPDALVEVWQANAGGRYRHVVDNWPAPLDPHFDGLGRVITDSLGRYEFTTIKPGAYPWGNHHNAWRPAHIHFSLFGQAFTQRLVTQMYFPGDPLFEQDPIYNAIPPSARYRAISRFDLDRTQDNWALAYQWDIVLRGKDQTPFETDDDGDVA, from the coding sequence ATGACCGGGACCACATCTCGAGCTCCGCGACCTGCGGCGGACAGCGCACTGGTGCTGCCGCGCTACCTCCGCGATCCCGAGGAGCAGCGCACCCCGCTCGCCTACCCCGGTTACAAGAGCACCGGGCTGCGGGCGCCGCTGCGCACCCCGGTCGACCTGCCGCACCGGCTCACCGAGGTCACCGGCCCGGTGCTGGGCGAGGACCGGGTGCTGCCCACCGACGCCGACCTCACCCTGCGGATGGGCGGCGAGGCGCAGGGCCAGCGGATCATCGTCTTCGGCCGGGTGCTCGACAGCGACGGGCGCCCGGTGCCCGACGCGCTGGTCGAGGTGTGGCAGGCCAACGCGGGCGGGCGCTACCGGCACGTCGTCGACAACTGGCCTGCCCCGCTGGACCCGCACTTCGACGGCCTCGGCCGGGTGATCACCGACAGCCTGGGCCGCTACGAGTTCACCACCATCAAGCCCGGCGCCTACCCGTGGGGCAACCACCACAACGCCTGGCGGCCGGCGCACATCCACTTCAGCCTCTTCGGCCAGGCCTTCACCCAGCGGCTGGTCACCCAGATGTACTTCCCGGGCGACCCGCTGTTCGAGCAGGACCCGATCTACAACGCGATCCCGCCGTCGGCGCGGTACCGGGCGATCAGCCGGTTCGACCTCGACCGCACCCAGGACAACTGGGCGCTGGCCTACCAGTGGGACATCGTCCTGCGGGGCAAGGACCAGACGCCGTTCGAGACCGACGACGACGGAGATGTCGCATGA
- a CDS encoding IclR family transcriptional regulator yields the protein MTSRALGVLDAFDSAHPRLTLSEVAERSGTPLTTAHRLLAELAAWGALSRRPDGRYEIGRKLWDLGLLAPVQLELRQVASPFLLDVHTATRDTVHLAVREGLRALYVERISGRESVPVVSQVGSRLPLHATGVGKVLLASAPDDVVEQALRQLTRETRHTVTDPRVLARELGEVRRRGWARTAEEMSPGTASVAVPVTVERANGPVVVAALGIVVPAQRRDTGRLAPVLQVAARGIGRELARSDQFR from the coding sequence GTGACCTCCCGTGCGCTCGGCGTGCTCGACGCCTTCGACTCCGCGCACCCCCGGCTCACCCTCTCCGAGGTGGCCGAGCGGTCCGGCACCCCGCTGACCACCGCGCACCGGCTGCTCGCCGAGCTGGCCGCCTGGGGGGCGCTGTCCCGGCGCCCCGACGGGCGCTACGAGATCGGCCGCAAGCTCTGGGACCTCGGCCTGCTCGCCCCGGTCCAGCTGGAGCTGCGCCAGGTCGCCTCGCCGTTCCTGCTCGACGTGCACACCGCCACCCGGGACACCGTGCACCTCGCCGTCCGGGAGGGCCTGCGGGCGCTCTACGTCGAGCGGATCTCCGGGCGCGAGTCGGTGCCGGTGGTCAGCCAGGTGGGCAGCCGGCTGCCGCTGCACGCCACCGGTGTGGGCAAGGTGCTGCTGGCCTCCGCGCCGGACGACGTCGTCGAGCAGGCACTGCGGCAGCTGACCCGCGAGACCCGGCACACCGTCACCGACCCGCGCGTGCTGGCCCGCGAGCTGGGCGAGGTGCGCCGGCGCGGCTGGGCGCGCACCGCCGAGGAGATGTCCCCGGGCACGGCGTCGGTCGCCGTCCCGGTCACCGTCGAGCGGGCGAACGGCCCGGTGGTCGTGGCCGCCCTGGGCATCGTCGTCCCCGCCCAGCGCCGCGACACCGGCCGGCTGGCCCCGGTGCTGCAGGTGGCGGCGCGGGGCATCGGGCGCGAGCTCGCCCGCTCCGACCAGTTCCGCTGA
- a CDS encoding 4-hydroxybenzoate 3-monooxygenase, with protein MRTQVGIIGAGPAGLLLSRLLQLQGIDTVVLENRSREYVEARIRAGILEQHTVQTLIDAGLGDRLQREGLPHDGVYLQYPGTRHHLDFPELCGRRVWVYGQTEVTKDLIAAQLAGGPPLLFEVSDVVPEDVDGDSPRIRFTDADGTPQVLECDVIAGTDGFHGVSRPVVTAGAGGRTWERTYPYAWLGILADVAPSTDELVYAWHPDGFALLSMRGPSVSRLYLQVDTTEKIEDWSDDRIWEGLSTRFALDGWELQTGPVTEKSILPMRSFVSAPMRRGRLFLAGDAAHIVPPTGAKGLNLAVADVTLLAGALVRLLQDKQTDLVDSYSDRALARVWRSTHFSWWMTSMLHRSGDDFDAELQLSQLRRVCSSEAAARELAENYTGLPLDL; from the coding sequence GTGCGCACCCAGGTCGGGATCATCGGCGCCGGCCCCGCCGGCCTCCTGCTGTCACGCCTGCTCCAGCTGCAGGGCATCGACACCGTGGTGCTGGAGAACCGCTCGCGCGAGTACGTCGAGGCCCGCATCCGGGCCGGCATCCTCGAGCAGCACACCGTGCAGACGCTGATCGACGCCGGGCTGGGCGACCGCCTCCAGCGCGAGGGCCTGCCCCACGACGGCGTCTACCTGCAGTACCCCGGCACCCGGCACCACCTGGACTTCCCGGAGCTGTGCGGGCGCCGGGTCTGGGTCTACGGGCAGACCGAGGTCACCAAGGACCTGATCGCGGCCCAGCTCGCCGGCGGCCCGCCGCTGCTGTTCGAGGTGTCCGACGTCGTGCCGGAGGACGTGGACGGCGACTCGCCGCGGATCCGGTTCACCGACGCCGACGGCACCCCGCAGGTGCTGGAGTGCGACGTCATCGCCGGGACCGACGGCTTCCACGGCGTCTCCCGGCCGGTGGTGACCGCCGGCGCCGGTGGGCGCACCTGGGAGCGGACCTACCCCTACGCCTGGCTGGGCATCCTGGCCGACGTCGCGCCGTCGACCGACGAGCTGGTCTACGCCTGGCACCCCGACGGCTTCGCGCTGCTGTCGATGCGCGGGCCGTCGGTCTCCCGGCTGTACCTGCAGGTCGACACCACCGAGAAGATCGAGGACTGGTCCGACGACCGGATCTGGGAGGGGCTGTCGACCCGCTTCGCCCTCGACGGCTGGGAGCTGCAGACCGGCCCGGTCACCGAGAAGTCGATCCTGCCGATGCGCTCCTTCGTCAGCGCGCCGATGCGCCGCGGCCGGCTGTTCCTCGCCGGGGACGCCGCGCACATCGTGCCGCCCACCGGCGCCAAGGGGCTCAACCTCGCCGTCGCCGACGTCACCCTGCTGGCCGGCGCGCTCGTCCGGCTGCTGCAGGACAAGCAGACCGACCTGGTCGACAGCTACTCCGACCGCGCGCTGGCCCGGGTCTGGCGGTCCACCCACTTCTCCTGGTGGATGACCTCGATGCTGCACCGCTCCGGCGACGACTTCGACGCCGAGCTGCAGCTCTCCCAGCTCCGCCGGGTCTGCAGCTCGGAGGCCGCCGCCCGCGAGCTCGCCGAGAACTACACCGGCCTCCCGCTCGACCTCTGA
- the pcaG gene encoding protocatechuate 3,4-dioxygenase subunit alpha — MSSPHISPLVQAANEENDRVPGIPRRGSGFLDGPLRLATTPSATVGPYLAIGLTWPDGPYAAAEGTEGAIWLRGRVFDGRGDLVPDAMIETWQADPDGRFAHPDDPRGGQTVPGFRGFARSDTVDGGQYAVHTLKPGPVPDGEGGLQAPHVDVSVFARGLLDRVVTRIYFADEAEANAADPVLASLPDDESRGTLVAQRSEDGYVLDIHLQDCTDKGMVETVFFAV; from the coding sequence ATGAGCAGCCCCCACATCTCGCCGCTGGTGCAGGCCGCGAACGAGGAGAACGACCGGGTCCCGGGCATCCCGCGCCGGGGCAGCGGCTTCCTCGACGGGCCGCTGCGGCTGGCCACCACCCCGAGCGCCACCGTGGGGCCGTACCTGGCGATCGGGCTGACCTGGCCCGACGGCCCGTACGCCGCGGCCGAGGGCACCGAGGGCGCCATCTGGCTGCGCGGCCGGGTCTTCGACGGCAGGGGCGACCTGGTGCCCGACGCGATGATCGAGACCTGGCAGGCCGACCCCGACGGTCGTTTCGCGCACCCCGACGACCCGCGCGGTGGGCAGACCGTGCCCGGGTTCCGCGGGTTCGCGCGCTCGGACACCGTCGACGGCGGCCAGTACGCCGTGCACACGCTGAAGCCGGGACCGGTGCCCGACGGCGAGGGCGGCCTGCAGGCGCCGCACGTCGACGTCTCGGTGTTCGCCCGCGGGCTGCTGGACCGGGTGGTCACCCGGATCTACTTCGCCGACGAGGCCGAGGCCAACGCGGCCGACCCGGTGCTGGCGAGCCTGCCGGACGACGAGTCACGCGGCACGCTGGTCGCGCAGCGCAGCGAGGACGGCTACGTGCTCGACATCCACCTGCAGGACTGCACCGACAAGGGCATGGTCGAGACCGTCTTCTTCGCGGTGTGA